A section of the Venturia canescens isolate UGA chromosome 11, ASM1945775v1, whole genome shotgun sequence genome encodes:
- the LOC122418036 gene encoding trypsin beta-like: MGIHGIVILFALVVLGGKLEVGGHPSEKLLVRGARMVNGTKMTIEDAPWFVFLMGEYDHFHKGFASCSGSIISSYWVMTVAHCACSTVPRMKIKFVLAGSDFYSEQYIIGAKYNEDTKGYRHKIDKTICHPHWNAAHQGIHDIALVHVIEPFKFNETLQLILNHQDRRIFAETQAIAFGWDHSVQNSERFGRVLNFAKMKITPTNTCDFFRATIHGRRTPPPGQLCADPVSGKPNSGDSGGPLVFEGILVGIYSWRYIFNNSKWPFGFVDVACYYDWILGNICDDVPDILSPCGY, from the exons ATGGGAATCCACGGCATTGTGATACTTTTTGCCCTAGTTGTTCTGG GTGGCAAGTTGGAAGTTGGTGGACATCCATCTGAAAAGCTTCTGGTTCGTGGGGCCAGGATGGTCAATGGTACAAAGATGACTATCGAAGATGCTCCATGGTTCGTTTTCTTGATGGGCGAATATGATCATTTTCATAAGGGATTTGCCAGTTGCAGTGGGTCAATAATTTCGTCCTATTGGGTGATGACCGTTGCACACTGTGCCTGCTCAACTGTGCCtcgtatgaaaataaaattcgttttagCTGGGTCTGACTTTTACAGTGAACAGTACATTATTGGGGCAAAGTACAATGAAGATACCAAAGGGTACCGCCataaaattgacaaaacaatTTGTCATCCACATTGGAATGCTGCGCATCAGGGTATCCATGACATTGCTCTGGTACACGTTATAGAACCattcaaattcaatgaaaCACTTCAACTGATCCTCAACCATCAGGATCGTCGAATCTTTGCTGAAACCCAAGCAATTGCTTTCGGCTGGGATCACAGCGTTCAAAACTCGGAGAGATTTGGACGGGTTCTCAATTTTGCAAAGATGAAAATAACCCCGACAAATACTTGTGACTTCTTCCGAGCCACCATACATGGTCGCCGCACCCCACCTCCTGGACAACTCTGTGCTGACCCCGTGTCAGGAAAACCTAACTCGGGTGACTCGGGAGGACCTCTTGTGTTTGAGGGAATTCTCGTTGGAATCTATTCCTGGcgttatattttcaataacaGTAAATGGCCGTTTGGATTTGTTGACGTTGCATGTTATTACGACTGGATTTTGGGGAACATATGCGACGACGTCCCTGACATATTGTCACCGTGTGGATATTGA
- the Sf3b6 gene encoding splicing factor 3B subunit 6, which translates to MTMAMLQRRANVRLPPEVNRVLYIRNLPYKITAEEMYDIFGKYGAIRQIRVGNTAETRGTAFVVYEDIFDAKNACDHLSGFNVCNRYLVVLYYQSNKAFKRVDVDKKMEEIDKLKTKYNLNEEKK; encoded by the exons ATGACAATGGCAATGCTGCAGAGGCGGGCAAAT gtCCGTTTGCCCCCGGAAGTGAACAGAGTTCTCTACATCCGAAATCTACCTTACAAAATAACAGCGGAGGAAATGTACGATATTTTTGGCAAATATGGAGCCATTCGCCAAATTCGAGT TGGAAACACTGCCGAAACAAGAGGAACCGCATTCGTCGTCTACGAGGATATATTCGATGCGAAAAACGCTTGCGATCACTTGAGCGGTTTCAACGTTTGCAACCGTTATTTGGTTGTGCTTTATTATCAGAGCAACAAGGCGTTCAAACGAGTAGATGTAGacaaaaaaatggaggagaTTGACAAGTTGAAAACAAAGTACAATTTGAACGAGGagaagaaataa
- the LOC122418038 gene encoding mannose-P-dolichol utilization defect 1 protein homolog, with translation MAKFLREASQLLFSKKCLEVYFDKYHFTDVDCFKATLSKGLGLGVIAGSLLVKVPQIVKILKNKSSEGINVLSVLLDLFAITAMVSYSFVSGFPFSAWGDGVFLGIQTLTIVLLVFHYNDDTAKATAFFAGYVAIMIAVLGGMMPMNVLWACQTLNIPIVLISKLAQARTNYKNGSTGQLSAVTCFMLFFGSLARIFTSVQETGDTTMIAMYVCSTSANGLIVAQLLYYWNAVTAKKAIDKKKKQ, from the exons ATGGCCAAGTTTTTGAGGGAAGCGTCGCAGCttcttttctcgaaaaaatgtctGGAAGTATATTTCGACAAATATCATTTTACAGACG TCGACTGCTTCAAGGCGACCTTGAGCAAGGGTCTGGGTCTCGGTGTGATCGCAGGTTCACTTTTAG TCAAAGTGCCTCAGatcgtaaaaattttgaaaaacaagaGTAGCGAGGGCATCAACGTGCTGAGCGTCCTCCTCGATCTGTTTGCCATCACGGCGATGGTTTCTTACAGTTTCGTGAGCGGTTTTCCATTCAG TGCTTGGGGCGATGGAGTGTTTTTGGGAATACAAACGTTGACGATCGTACTTTTGGTTTTCCATTACAACGACGACACTGCAAAGGCGACAGCATTTTTTGCAGGTTATGTTGCGATCATGATTGCTGTTCTGGGAGGAATGATGCCAATGAACGTTTTGTGGGCGTGTCAAACTCTCAACATTCCCATCGTCCTTATAAGCAAG CTCGCGCAAGCCCGAACCAACTACAAAAACGGGAGCACCGGTCAGCTGTCAGCGGTGACCTGTTTCATGCTCTTCTTCGGTTCGCTCGCACGAATATTCACTTCTGTCCAAGAAACTGGAGACACGACGATGATCGCGATGTACGTTTGCTCGACGTCTGCGAACGGTTTGATCGTTGCTCAGTTGCTGTACTACTGGAACGCTGTGACGGCCAAGAAGGCGATCgacaagaaaaagaaacagtaa
- the LOC122417923 gene encoding dnaJ homolog subfamily C member 21 codes for MKCHYEVLAVERDANDEELKKAYRKLALKWHPDKNPERADEAKREFQLIQQAYEVLSDPHERKWYDDHREAILKGHDIGDEFKDDSIDLFKYFTNTCYKSYNDEPGGFYSVYRKVFETLAAEDAEFSKDLDSDEEPPNFGDSQTPYENEVHNFYAYWQSYSTKRNYAWLDPYDTRNMPDRRYVRAAEKANKKVRSRAKRERNEQVRNLVAFVRKRDKRVQAHAEKMAEKAKANALRVQELKRTKLLDRQRELKNHRISDWTKFSNIESELKNIEADLVAEFGEVNSEDELGNENSDALYCVACNKVFKTQKAFGNHENSKKHKDNLITLKKNVVDFDYEDPGAAKGEDLPGEKDAGSFELDADSSGDGLSSREDDRKASSGSPLKRGSKVEKPKGEDRGATGPEIPDFLLFSEKNVVTADKETSEEELCSDDDEDLDESVLKGFSKVSGKDSSRMDDLYVFPEGSKATKDEDQGETSPEELISDLEDQESSLPARRKKKKVKTIRRVSAEVDSDDENFDLDLGLSKKQRKKRRNLEELIGRKETPEELEEKAPESRTNEESLEAPETETPSAKSKGKRAKGLRKAQKQRDREETVKTSKNKKESTNLDVRDVEHQCVTCKLEFSSKNKLFDHLKKTGHSVYLPSSVAKTKKSSEKKSRARARSESESS; via the coding sequence ATGAAGTGTCACTACGAAGTGTTGGCTGTTGAGCGCGATGCGAACGACGAGGAGCTCAAAAAGGCTTACAGAAAATTAGCCCTGAAATGGCATCCTGACAAGAATCCCGAGAGAGCGGACGAGGCCAAGAGGGAGTTCCAGTTGATACAGCAAGCTTACGAAGTTTTGAGTGATCCGCACGAAAGAAAGTGGTACGACGATCACCGAGAGGCGATTTTGAAGGGTCACGACATCGGGGACGAGTTCAAGGACGATTCCATAGACTTGTTCAAGTATTTCACTAACACTTGCTACAAATCGTACAACGACGAGCCCGGCGGTTTTTACTCGGTTTATCGCAAGGTTTTTGAGACCCTGGCGGCGGAGGATGCAGAGTTTTCAAAGGATCTCGACAGCGACGAGGAGCCACCGAATTTTGGGGATTCTCAAACTCCCTACGAGAACGAGGTCCACAATTTTTACGCTTACTGGCAGAGCTACAGCACCAAGAGAAACTACGCTTGGCTCGACCCCTACGACACACGCAACATGCCGGATCGACGTTACGTCCGTGCAGCTGAGAAGGCCAACAAAAAAGTCCGCAGCCGTGCCAAGCGCGAGCGAAACGAGCAGGTCAGAAACCTCGTCGCTTTTGTCCGGAAGAGAGATAAGCGGGTGCAAGCCCATGCagaaaaaatggcagaaaaaGCCAAAGCCAACGCGCTCCGGGTTCAAGAGCTCAAGAGAACCAAGCTTCTCGATCGCCAGAGAGAATTAAAGAACCATCGGATCTCCGATTGGACCAAATTCTCAAACATTGAATCCGAGTTAAAGAACATCGAGGCAGACCTTGTCGCAGAATTCGGTGAGGTCAATTCGGAGGATGAACTTGGCAACGAGAACTCCGACGCTCTTTACTGCGTCGCCTGTAACAAAGTTTTCAAAACACAAAAAGCCTTTGgaaaccatgaaaattcgaaaaagcaCAAAGATAATTTaattactttgaaaaaaaatgttgtggaTTTCGACTACGAGGATCCGGGAGCCGCCAAAGGGGAGGACCTCCCAGGGGAAAAGGACGCAGGAAGTTTTGAATTAGATGCAGACAGTTCTGGCGATGGTTTGAGTTCCAGGGAGGACGATCGAAAAGCCTCCTCCGGAAGCCCATTGAAGAGAGGCTCGAAGGTGGAAAAGCCCAAGGGTGAGGATCGTGGGGCCACGGGCCCTGAAATCCcagattttttgttgttttcagaaaaaaatgtggttaCGGCAGATAAAGAGACTTCGGAGGAGGAATTGTGTTCGGATGACGATGAAGATCTAGACGAATCAGTTCTGAAGGGTTTCTCCAAGGTCAGTGGGAAGGATTCCTCCAGGATGGATGACCTCTACGTATTTCCCGAAGGTTCCAAGGCGACCAAGGACGAAGACCAGGGAGAGACGTCGCCGGAGGAGCTGATCTCGGATCTGGAGGATCAGGAGTCCAGTTTACCagcgaggaggaagaagaagaaggtcAAAACCATCCGCAGAGTCAGTGCGGAGGTCGACAGCGACGACGAGAATTTCGACCTCGACCTCGGACTCTCAAAGAAGCAGcgaaagaagagaagaaacCTGGAAGAGCTGATTGGACGCAAGGAGACGCCGGAGGAGCTCGAAGAGAAGGCCCCGGAGTCGAGGACCAACGAGGAATCCCTCGAGGCCCCTGAGACCGAAACCCCCAGCGCAAAGAGCAAAGGGAAGCGTGCCAAAGGGCTGAGGAAAGCTCAGAAGCAACGAGACAGAGAAGAAACCGTCAAAacctcgaaaaacaaaaaggaaaGTACAAATCTGGACGTCCGGGACGTCGAACATCAGTGCGTCACCTGCAAGCTCGAATTCTCCAGCAAAAATAAACTCTTCGATCACCTCAAGAAAACTGGACACTCCGTTTATCTGCCGAGCTCTGTTGCCAAGACGAAAAAatctagtgaaaaaaaatcccgaGCCCGAGCACGATCCGAGAGCGAAAGTAGCTGA
- the LOC122417928 gene encoding methyltransferase-like 26: MNIIHCAASHRSGAMAAKKLIYPAADRNKDPILSVLKRFIRPGANQALLEIASGSGQHVAHFAPHFPQVTFFPSECEDRLLESISAHTSGLSNVRPPSLIDSSTDYYNWPSIKFQENSLDYIYCANMIHISPYRCTIGLFKNAGALLKNNGFLFTYGAYAIDGKLSPESNVRFDESLKSQSPEWGIRDLRELEALANSNHINLVEVVDMPANNKTVIWQKNYQ; encoded by the exons ATGAACATTATTCATTGCGCCGCATCTCACAG ATCGGGCGCAATGGCAGCGAAGAAACTGATTTATCCAGCGGCCGACCGGAACAAGGATCCGATTCTTTCGGTGTTGAAGAGGTTCATTCGACCGGGTGCGAACCAAGCGCTGCTCGAGATCGCATCAGGCTCCGGTCAGCACGTGGCCCACTTTGCCCCGCACTTTCCTCAAGTGACGTTTTTCCCATCGGAGTGCGAGGACCGACTGCTCGAGAGCATATCGGCGCACACGAGCGGCTTGAGCAACGTTCGTCCTCCGTCGCTGATCGACAGCTCGACCGATTACTACAACTGGCCGAGCATAAAGTTCCAGGAAAATAGTTTGGACTACATTTACTGCGCGAACATGATTCACATCTCGCCGTACCGCTGCACCATCGGGCTCTTCAAAAACGCCGGAGCCCTCCTTAAAAACAACGGTTTCCTGTTCACCTATGGAGCTTACGCGATCGACGGTAAATTGAGCCCGGAAAGCAACGTCAGATTCGACGAGAGCCTCAAGTCCCAAAGCCCTGAATGGGGCATCCGGGACCTCAGGGAATTGGAAGCCTTGGCCAATAGCAATCACATCAACCTGGTCGAAGTCGTCGACATGCCGGCCAACAACAAGACTGTCATTTGGCAGAAAAATtatcaatga
- the LOC122417925 gene encoding uncharacterized protein: MWINAIIFFIFTTECFAFEEKDMICSDDYCAKYVEDHGCPKLSEACLAQNETHNGVFLPFPQICNCCRYCVTNLMLGEACVIGTPGMPPPSTICGPGLTCKAVAGQQATCQRIDSTSCAKCQTKWETLRVEGKLGMTVVKPQCDEDGQFTPVHCIPGSLCYCLSSAGNRIFGEKAFLDHSDEHKMTCGCSLNYNKALESVNPEFKEAFLSARCNEYGLFDPLQCMMGEEAKCYCVSPISGEPRSEIPAVPVSELRPGHPSCFDSKLHVAGAYESECEIELREWQENLEMSTTTTASSRFSSRAIGFTKPKCQPDGKYHRVQTLGTNQICVDPSGQQIEDFGAPVDSEEAKSMNCNCARARYLLRREGVLELPKCNARGSFDPVQCLRGQCYCVDCNGDQIGVEKSSEEFLPEACAETCCSLFCLTDQ; encoded by the exons ATGTGGATCAAcgccattatttttttcattttcacaacCGAGTGCTTCGCGTTTGAGGAAAAGGACATGATTTGCAGCGATGATTATTGCGCA aAATACGTCGAGGATCACGGTTGTCCAAAGCTGAGTGAAGCCTGCCTCGCCCAAAACGAAACTCACAATGGCGTTTTTTTGCCCTTTCCTCAAATCTGCAATTGCTGTCGTTACTGCGTTACGAATCTGATGCTTGGCGAGGCTTGTGTGATCGGGACGCCTGGGATGCCACCTCCTTCGACGATTTGTGGACCAGGCCTGACCTGCAAGGCGGTTGCGGGTCAGCAAGCCACGTGCCAACGAA tcgatTCCACTTCTTGTGCCAAATGTCAGACGAAATGGGAGACCCTCAGGGTGGAGGGGAAACTGGGGATGACGGTAGTGAAGCCGCAGTGCGACGAGGATGGACAGTTCACCCCGGTTCACTGCATCCCGGGATCCTT GTGCTACTGTTTGTCGAGTGCTGGAAATCGGATATTCGGGGAAAAGGCATTTTTGGATCATTCGGACGAGCACAAAATGACGTGTG GATGCTCCCTGAATTACAACAAGGCGTTGGAGTCAGTGAATCCGGAGTTCAAGGAGGCATTTTTGAGTGCGCGGTGCAACGAGTACGGTCTGTTCGACCCGCTGCAGTGCATGATGGGGGAGGAAGCCAAGTGCTACTGCGTGAGTCCCATTTCCGGTGAGCCCCGGAGCGAGATCCCTGCAGTTCCGGTTTCGGAACTGAGGCCCGGACATCCTTCGTgct tcGATTCCAAGCTCCACGTCGCTGGTGCTTACGAGAGCGAGTGCGAAATCGAGCTAAGGGAGTGGcaagaaaatttggaaatgagTACGACGACGACAGCGAGCTCCAGATTTTCTTCGAGAGCAATCGGCTTTACAAAACCAAAATGTCAGCCTGATGGGAAATACCATCGAGTCCAAACCCTTGGAACGAA TCAAATCTGCGTCGATCCTTCCGGTCAGCAGATCGAGGATTTCGGAGCTCCCGTTGATTCGGAAGAAGCCAAATCGATGAACTGCa ATTGTGCCAGGGCTCGATATCTGTTGAGAAGGGAGGGCGTGCTCGAGCTGCCGAAGTGCAACGCCCGAGGCAGTTTCGATCCGGTTCAGTGTCTCCGGGGTCAGTGTTACTGCGTCGATTGCAACGGCGATCAGATCGGCGTCGAGAAGTCGAGCGAGGAGTTTCTCCCCGAGGCCTGTGCCGAGACTTGTTGTTCGCTCTTTTGTTTAACCGatcaataa